One region of Glycine max cultivar Williams 82 chromosome 9, Glycine_max_v4.0, whole genome shotgun sequence genomic DNA includes:
- the LOC100819601 gene encoding ATP-dependent DNA helicase Q-like 3 isoform X4 produces MENQVMALKEKGIAAEFLSSTKTTDAKVKIHEDLDSGKPSTRLLYVTPELITTPGFMTKLTKIYTRGLLNLIAIDEAHCISSWGHDFRPSYRKLSSLRSHLPDVPILALTATAVPKVQKDVVESLQMQNPLMLKSSFNRPNIYYEVRYKDLLDDAYADLSNTLKSLGDVCAIVYCLERSMCDDLSTNLSQNGISCAAYHAGLNNKMRTSVLDDWISSKIKVVVATVAFGMGIDRKDVRIVCHFNIPKSMEAFYQESGRAGRDQLPSRSLLYYGVDDRKRMVGLLDTLLLFFLLDLFSHCNLCQEFILRKSVSKKSQSSSSQEESSKMSLIAFNLMVEYCEGSGCRRKRVLESFGEQVTASLCGKTCDGCRHPNLVARYLEDLTTACALRQKNGSSRVFMTSSTDAINGEQLSEFWNQDEEASGSEEDISDSDDGNEVVNNLTRSKLQSKLGVSEKLAMLQRAEENFYRNNNAYKQSNKVDKNAISDPMRGSSRQRLQNALKQVQQRLDNFKIEMETSASFLEEECYKKYGKVGKSFYYSQVASTVRWLTTASSSELINRLSAINASTSMNVLSEAENLLIPANQPLTPAEQPLTSPPALDPYARDTSNEHSGTARSETSACVLPMEGSFSTNLPQIPSFSEFVNSRKAKGDQLHDTKRHSSRVEKKMRIQ; encoded by the exons ATG GAAAACCAAGTAATGGCACTAAAGGAGAAAGGCATAGCGGCAGAATTTCTCTCCTCAACGAAAACAACAGATGCAAAAGTAAAG ATTCATGAGGACCTTGATTCTGGAAAACCTTCTACGAGGCTGCTATATGTGACTCCAGAGTTGATAACAACACCAGGGTTTATGACTAAGCTGACAAAGATTTATACCAGGGGGTTGCTAAATCTGATTGCGATAGATGAG GCGCATTGCATCTCATCTTGGGGTCATGATTTCAG ACCTAGCTACCGTAAGCTATCCTCTTTGAGAAGCCACCTACCAGATGTACCAATATTAGCTTTGACTGCTACTGCTGTGCCTAA GGTTCAGAAGGATGTAGTTGAATCCTTGCAGATGCAAAATCCATTAATGCTCAAGTCTTCATTTAATCGTcctaatatatattatgaag TTAGATACAAAGATCTGTTGGATGATGCTTATGCTGATTTATCTAATACACTCAAATCTCTGGGAGATGTCTGTGCAATAGTGTACTGCCTTGAACGTTCAATGTGTGATGACTTGTCAACTAATCTATCCCAAAATGGCATTTCATGTGCTG CTTATCATGCAggattgaataataaaatgcgAACTTCGGTGTTGGATGATTGGATATCTTCCAAGATAAAAGTTGTTGTTGCTACTGTTGCTTTTGG AATG GGCATTGATAGAAAGGATGTCAGAATTGTATGCCACTTCAACATTCCCAAGTCAATGGAAGCATTCTATCAAGAGTCAGGCAGAGCTGGTCGTGATCAATTGCCATCTAGAAGTCTGCTGTACTATGGGGTAGATGATCGCAAAAGAATGGTTGGCTTACTTGATACtttgctcttgtttttcttattaGACTTGTTTTCTCATTGCAATCTGTGTCAGGAATTTATATTACGTAAATCAGTGAGCAAGAAGTCACAGTCATCTAGTTCACAAGAAGAATCATCCAAAATGTCCCTGATTGCTTTCAATCTG ATGGTTGAATATTGTGAAGGGTCTGGATGTCGCAGGAAAAGGGTTCTCGAGAGTTTTGGGGAACAG GTAACTGCATCACTATGTGGAAAAACATGTGATGGCTGCAGACATCCAAACTTAGTTGCCCGATATTTGGAGGATCTCACAACTGCTTGTGCTCTACGCCAGAAAAATGGTTCTTCTCGAGTTTTTATGACCAG TTCCACTGATGCAATTAACGGAGAACAGTTATCTGAATTCTGGAATCAGGATGAGGAAGCTAGTGGATCAGAGGAAGATATATCTGATTCAGATG ATGGTAATGAGGTTGTCAACAACCTAACCCGGTCAAAGCTTCAATCCAAATTGGGAGTGAGTGAAAAGCTTGCTATGTTACAACGGGCAGAAGAAAACTTCTATCGAAATAATAATGCTTACAAACAG AGCAACAAAGTTGACAAAAATGCTATTTCTGATCCAATGCGAGGATCAAGCAGGCAAAGGTTACAAAATGCTCTAAAACAGGTTCAGCAACGGCTTGACAACTTCAA GATTGAAATGGAAACATCAGCATCTTTCCTTGAAGAAGAATGCTACAAGAAATATGGCAAGGTTGGTAAATCATTCTATTATTCGCAAGTGGCAAGTACTGTAAGATGGCTGACAACTGCAAGTTCTAGCGAACTGATCAACCGACTTAGTGCAATTAATGCTTCTACCTCAATGAATGTCTTGTCTGAAGCTGAAAACCTCCTCATCCCAGCTAATCAGCCCCTCACACCAGCTGAACAGCCCCTCACATCGCCACCTGCTTTAGATCCTTATGCAAGAGATACCAGCAATGAACACTCAGGCACTGCTAGATCAGAAACTTCTGCATGTGTCTTGCCAATGGAAGGTTCTTTTAGTACCAATTTGCCACAGATACCATCCTTCTCTGAATTCGTAAATAGTAGGAAAGCAAAAGGGGACCAATTACATGACACCAAAAGGCATTCATCAAGAGTTGAAAAGAAGATGAGGATACAGTAG
- the LOC100819601 gene encoding ATP-dependent DNA helicase Q-like 3 isoform X5 → MALKEKGIAAEFLSSTKTTDAKVKIHEDLDSGKPSTRLLYVTPELITTPGFMTKLTKIYTRGLLNLIAIDEAHCISSWGHDFRPSYRKLSSLRSHLPDVPILALTATAVPKVQKDVVESLQMQNPLMLKSSFNRPNIYYEVRYKDLLDDAYADLSNTLKSLGDVCAIVYCLERSMCDDLSTNLSQNGISCAAYHAGLNNKMRTSVLDDWISSKIKVVVATVAFGMGIDRKDVRIVCHFNIPKSMEAFYQESGRAGRDQLPSRSLLYYGVDDRKRMVGLLDTLLLFFLLDLFSHCNLCQEFILRKSVSKKSQSSSSQEESSKMSLIAFNLMVEYCEGSGCRRKRVLESFGEQVTASLCGKTCDGCRHPNLVARYLEDLTTACALRQKNGSSRVFMTSSTDAINGEQLSEFWNQDEEASGSEEDISDSDDGNEVVNNLTRSKLQSKLGVSEKLAMLQRAEENFYRNNNAYKQSNKVDKNAISDPMRGSSRQRLQNALKQVQQRLDNFKIEMETSASFLEEECYKKYGKVGKSFYYSQVASTVRWLTTASSSELINRLSAINASTSMNVLSEAENLLIPANQPLTPAEQPLTSPPALDPYARDTSNEHSGTARSETSACVLPMEGSFSTNLPQIPSFSEFVNSRKAKGDQLHDTKRHSSRVEKKMRIQ, encoded by the exons ATGGCACTAAAGGAGAAAGGCATAGCGGCAGAATTTCTCTCCTCAACGAAAACAACAGATGCAAAAGTAAAG ATTCATGAGGACCTTGATTCTGGAAAACCTTCTACGAGGCTGCTATATGTGACTCCAGAGTTGATAACAACACCAGGGTTTATGACTAAGCTGACAAAGATTTATACCAGGGGGTTGCTAAATCTGATTGCGATAGATGAG GCGCATTGCATCTCATCTTGGGGTCATGATTTCAG ACCTAGCTACCGTAAGCTATCCTCTTTGAGAAGCCACCTACCAGATGTACCAATATTAGCTTTGACTGCTACTGCTGTGCCTAA GGTTCAGAAGGATGTAGTTGAATCCTTGCAGATGCAAAATCCATTAATGCTCAAGTCTTCATTTAATCGTcctaatatatattatgaag TTAGATACAAAGATCTGTTGGATGATGCTTATGCTGATTTATCTAATACACTCAAATCTCTGGGAGATGTCTGTGCAATAGTGTACTGCCTTGAACGTTCAATGTGTGATGACTTGTCAACTAATCTATCCCAAAATGGCATTTCATGTGCTG CTTATCATGCAggattgaataataaaatgcgAACTTCGGTGTTGGATGATTGGATATCTTCCAAGATAAAAGTTGTTGTTGCTACTGTTGCTTTTGG AATG GGCATTGATAGAAAGGATGTCAGAATTGTATGCCACTTCAACATTCCCAAGTCAATGGAAGCATTCTATCAAGAGTCAGGCAGAGCTGGTCGTGATCAATTGCCATCTAGAAGTCTGCTGTACTATGGGGTAGATGATCGCAAAAGAATGGTTGGCTTACTTGATACtttgctcttgtttttcttattaGACTTGTTTTCTCATTGCAATCTGTGTCAGGAATTTATATTACGTAAATCAGTGAGCAAGAAGTCACAGTCATCTAGTTCACAAGAAGAATCATCCAAAATGTCCCTGATTGCTTTCAATCTG ATGGTTGAATATTGTGAAGGGTCTGGATGTCGCAGGAAAAGGGTTCTCGAGAGTTTTGGGGAACAG GTAACTGCATCACTATGTGGAAAAACATGTGATGGCTGCAGACATCCAAACTTAGTTGCCCGATATTTGGAGGATCTCACAACTGCTTGTGCTCTACGCCAGAAAAATGGTTCTTCTCGAGTTTTTATGACCAG TTCCACTGATGCAATTAACGGAGAACAGTTATCTGAATTCTGGAATCAGGATGAGGAAGCTAGTGGATCAGAGGAAGATATATCTGATTCAGATG ATGGTAATGAGGTTGTCAACAACCTAACCCGGTCAAAGCTTCAATCCAAATTGGGAGTGAGTGAAAAGCTTGCTATGTTACAACGGGCAGAAGAAAACTTCTATCGAAATAATAATGCTTACAAACAG AGCAACAAAGTTGACAAAAATGCTATTTCTGATCCAATGCGAGGATCAAGCAGGCAAAGGTTACAAAATGCTCTAAAACAGGTTCAGCAACGGCTTGACAACTTCAA GATTGAAATGGAAACATCAGCATCTTTCCTTGAAGAAGAATGCTACAAGAAATATGGCAAGGTTGGTAAATCATTCTATTATTCGCAAGTGGCAAGTACTGTAAGATGGCTGACAACTGCAAGTTCTAGCGAACTGATCAACCGACTTAGTGCAATTAATGCTTCTACCTCAATGAATGTCTTGTCTGAAGCTGAAAACCTCCTCATCCCAGCTAATCAGCCCCTCACACCAGCTGAACAGCCCCTCACATCGCCACCTGCTTTAGATCCTTATGCAAGAGATACCAGCAATGAACACTCAGGCACTGCTAGATCAGAAACTTCTGCATGTGTCTTGCCAATGGAAGGTTCTTTTAGTACCAATTTGCCACAGATACCATCCTTCTCTGAATTCGTAAATAGTAGGAAAGCAAAAGGGGACCAATTACATGACACCAAAAGGCATTCATCAAGAGTTGAAAAGAAGATGAGGATACAGTAG
- the LOC100819601 gene encoding ATP-dependent DNA helicase Q-like 3 isoform X3 has product MQKSALPLSDANANKKREELRRKETLVKLLRWHFGYPDFRDMQLDAIQAVLSGKDCFCLMPTGGGKSMCYQIPALAKAGIVLVVCPLIALMENQVMALKEKGIAAEFLSSTKTTDAKVKIHEDLDSGKPSTRLLYVTPELITTPGFMTKLTKIYTRGLLNLIAIDEAHCISSWGHDFRPSYRKLSSLRSHLPDVPILALTATAVPKVQKDVVESLQMQNPLMLKSSFNRPNIYYEVRYKDLLDDAYADLSNTLKSLGDVCAIVYCLERSMCDDLSTNLSQNGISCAAYHAGLNNKMRTSVLDDWISSKIKVVVATVAFGMGIDRKDVRIVCHFNIPKSMEAFYQESGRAGRDQLPSRSLLYYGVDDRKRMEFILRKSVSKKSQSSSSQEESSKMSLIAFNLMVEYCEGSGCRRKRVLESFGEQVTASLCGKTCDGCRHPNLVARYLEDLTTACALRQKNGSSRVFMTSSTDAINGEQLSEFWNQDEEASGSEEDISDSDDGNEVVNNLTRSKLQSKLGVSEKLAMLQRAEENFYRNNNAYKQSNKVDKNAISDPMRGSSRQRLQNALKQVQQRLDNFKIEMETSASFLEEECYKKYGKVGKSFYYSQVASTVRWLTTASSSELINRLSAINASTSMNVLSEAENLLIPANQPLTPAEQPLTSPPALDPYARDTSNEHSGTARSETSACVLPMEGSFSTNLPQIPSFSEFVNSRKAKGDQLHDTKRHSSRVEKKMRIQ; this is encoded by the exons ATGCAGAAGTCGGCATTGCCACTGAGCGACGCGAATGCGAACAAGAAGAGGGAGGAATTGCGCCGCAAGGAAACGTTGGTGAAGCTTCTGAGATGGCATTTTGGGTACCCCGATTTCAGGGACATGCAATTGGACGCTATTCAAGCTGTGCTCTCAG GGAAAGATTGTTTTTGTCTTATGCCAACTGGAGGAGGCAAGTCGATGTGTTATCAGATCCCTGCATTGGCAAAAGCAGGCATTGTGCTTGTCGTTTGCCCTTTAATAG CCTTAATG GAAAACCAAGTAATGGCACTAAAGGAGAAAGGCATAGCGGCAGAATTTCTCTCCTCAACGAAAACAACAGATGCAAAAGTAAAG ATTCATGAGGACCTTGATTCTGGAAAACCTTCTACGAGGCTGCTATATGTGACTCCAGAGTTGATAACAACACCAGGGTTTATGACTAAGCTGACAAAGATTTATACCAGGGGGTTGCTAAATCTGATTGCGATAGATGAG GCGCATTGCATCTCATCTTGGGGTCATGATTTCAG ACCTAGCTACCGTAAGCTATCCTCTTTGAGAAGCCACCTACCAGATGTACCAATATTAGCTTTGACTGCTACTGCTGTGCCTAA GGTTCAGAAGGATGTAGTTGAATCCTTGCAGATGCAAAATCCATTAATGCTCAAGTCTTCATTTAATCGTcctaatatatattatgaag TTAGATACAAAGATCTGTTGGATGATGCTTATGCTGATTTATCTAATACACTCAAATCTCTGGGAGATGTCTGTGCAATAGTGTACTGCCTTGAACGTTCAATGTGTGATGACTTGTCAACTAATCTATCCCAAAATGGCATTTCATGTGCTG CTTATCATGCAggattgaataataaaatgcgAACTTCGGTGTTGGATGATTGGATATCTTCCAAGATAAAAGTTGTTGTTGCTACTGTTGCTTTTGG AATG GGCATTGATAGAAAGGATGTCAGAATTGTATGCCACTTCAACATTCCCAAGTCAATGGAAGCATTCTATCAAGAGTCAGGCAGAGCTGGTCGTGATCAATTGCCATCTAGAAGTCTGCTGTACTATGGGGTAGATGATCGCAAAAGAATG GAATTTATATTACGTAAATCAGTGAGCAAGAAGTCACAGTCATCTAGTTCACAAGAAGAATCATCCAAAATGTCCCTGATTGCTTTCAATCTG ATGGTTGAATATTGTGAAGGGTCTGGATGTCGCAGGAAAAGGGTTCTCGAGAGTTTTGGGGAACAG GTAACTGCATCACTATGTGGAAAAACATGTGATGGCTGCAGACATCCAAACTTAGTTGCCCGATATTTGGAGGATCTCACAACTGCTTGTGCTCTACGCCAGAAAAATGGTTCTTCTCGAGTTTTTATGACCAG TTCCACTGATGCAATTAACGGAGAACAGTTATCTGAATTCTGGAATCAGGATGAGGAAGCTAGTGGATCAGAGGAAGATATATCTGATTCAGATG ATGGTAATGAGGTTGTCAACAACCTAACCCGGTCAAAGCTTCAATCCAAATTGGGAGTGAGTGAAAAGCTTGCTATGTTACAACGGGCAGAAGAAAACTTCTATCGAAATAATAATGCTTACAAACAG AGCAACAAAGTTGACAAAAATGCTATTTCTGATCCAATGCGAGGATCAAGCAGGCAAAGGTTACAAAATGCTCTAAAACAGGTTCAGCAACGGCTTGACAACTTCAA GATTGAAATGGAAACATCAGCATCTTTCCTTGAAGAAGAATGCTACAAGAAATATGGCAAGGTTGGTAAATCATTCTATTATTCGCAAGTGGCAAGTACTGTAAGATGGCTGACAACTGCAAGTTCTAGCGAACTGATCAACCGACTTAGTGCAATTAATGCTTCTACCTCAATGAATGTCTTGTCTGAAGCTGAAAACCTCCTCATCCCAGCTAATCAGCCCCTCACACCAGCTGAACAGCCCCTCACATCGCCACCTGCTTTAGATCCTTATGCAAGAGATACCAGCAATGAACACTCAGGCACTGCTAGATCAGAAACTTCTGCATGTGTCTTGCCAATGGAAGGTTCTTTTAGTACCAATTTGCCACAGATACCATCCTTCTCTGAATTCGTAAATAGTAGGAAAGCAAAAGGGGACCAATTACATGACACCAAAAGGCATTCATCAAGAGTTGAAAAGAAGATGAGGATACAGTAG
- the LOC100819601 gene encoding ATP-dependent DNA helicase Q-like 3 isoform X2: protein MQKSALPLSDANANKKREELRRKETLVKLLRWHFGYPDFRDMQLDAIQAVLSGKDCFCLMPTGGGKSMCYQIPALAKAGIVLVVCPLIALMENQVMALKEKGIAAEFLSSTKTTDAKVKIHEDLDSGKPSTRLLYVTPELITTPGFMTKLTKIYTRGLLNLIAIDEAHCISSWGHDFRPSYRKLSSLRSHLPDVPILALTATAVPKVQKDVVESLQMQNPLMLKSSFNRPNIYYEVRYKDLLDDAYADLSNTLKSLGDVCAIVYCLERSMCDDLSTNLSQNGISCAGLNNKMRTSVLDDWISSKIKVVVATVAFGMGIDRKDVRIVCHFNIPKSMEAFYQESGRAGRDQLPSRSLLYYGVDDRKRMVGLLDTLLLFFLLDLFSHCNLCQEFILRKSVSKKSQSSSSQEESSKMSLIAFNLMVEYCEGSGCRRKRVLESFGEQVTASLCGKTCDGCRHPNLVARYLEDLTTACALRQKNGSSRVFMTSSTDAINGEQLSEFWNQDEEASGSEEDISDSDDGNEVVNNLTRSKLQSKLGVSEKLAMLQRAEENFYRNNNAYKQSNKVDKNAISDPMRGSSRQRLQNALKQVQQRLDNFKIEMETSASFLEEECYKKYGKVGKSFYYSQVASTVRWLTTASSSELINRLSAINASTSMNVLSEAENLLIPANQPLTPAEQPLTSPPALDPYARDTSNEHSGTARSETSACVLPMEGSFSTNLPQIPSFSEFVNSRKAKGDQLHDTKRHSSRVEKKMRIQ from the exons ATGCAGAAGTCGGCATTGCCACTGAGCGACGCGAATGCGAACAAGAAGAGGGAGGAATTGCGCCGCAAGGAAACGTTGGTGAAGCTTCTGAGATGGCATTTTGGGTACCCCGATTTCAGGGACATGCAATTGGACGCTATTCAAGCTGTGCTCTCAG GGAAAGATTGTTTTTGTCTTATGCCAACTGGAGGAGGCAAGTCGATGTGTTATCAGATCCCTGCATTGGCAAAAGCAGGCATTGTGCTTGTCGTTTGCCCTTTAATAG CCTTAATG GAAAACCAAGTAATGGCACTAAAGGAGAAAGGCATAGCGGCAGAATTTCTCTCCTCAACGAAAACAACAGATGCAAAAGTAAAG ATTCATGAGGACCTTGATTCTGGAAAACCTTCTACGAGGCTGCTATATGTGACTCCAGAGTTGATAACAACACCAGGGTTTATGACTAAGCTGACAAAGATTTATACCAGGGGGTTGCTAAATCTGATTGCGATAGATGAG GCGCATTGCATCTCATCTTGGGGTCATGATTTCAG ACCTAGCTACCGTAAGCTATCCTCTTTGAGAAGCCACCTACCAGATGTACCAATATTAGCTTTGACTGCTACTGCTGTGCCTAA GGTTCAGAAGGATGTAGTTGAATCCTTGCAGATGCAAAATCCATTAATGCTCAAGTCTTCATTTAATCGTcctaatatatattatgaag TTAGATACAAAGATCTGTTGGATGATGCTTATGCTGATTTATCTAATACACTCAAATCTCTGGGAGATGTCTGTGCAATAGTGTACTGCCTTGAACGTTCAATGTGTGATGACTTGTCAACTAATCTATCCCAAAATGGCATTTCATGTGCTG gattgaataataaaatgcgAACTTCGGTGTTGGATGATTGGATATCTTCCAAGATAAAAGTTGTTGTTGCTACTGTTGCTTTTGG AATG GGCATTGATAGAAAGGATGTCAGAATTGTATGCCACTTCAACATTCCCAAGTCAATGGAAGCATTCTATCAAGAGTCAGGCAGAGCTGGTCGTGATCAATTGCCATCTAGAAGTCTGCTGTACTATGGGGTAGATGATCGCAAAAGAATGGTTGGCTTACTTGATACtttgctcttgtttttcttattaGACTTGTTTTCTCATTGCAATCTGTGTCAGGAATTTATATTACGTAAATCAGTGAGCAAGAAGTCACAGTCATCTAGTTCACAAGAAGAATCATCCAAAATGTCCCTGATTGCTTTCAATCTG ATGGTTGAATATTGTGAAGGGTCTGGATGTCGCAGGAAAAGGGTTCTCGAGAGTTTTGGGGAACAG GTAACTGCATCACTATGTGGAAAAACATGTGATGGCTGCAGACATCCAAACTTAGTTGCCCGATATTTGGAGGATCTCACAACTGCTTGTGCTCTACGCCAGAAAAATGGTTCTTCTCGAGTTTTTATGACCAG TTCCACTGATGCAATTAACGGAGAACAGTTATCTGAATTCTGGAATCAGGATGAGGAAGCTAGTGGATCAGAGGAAGATATATCTGATTCAGATG ATGGTAATGAGGTTGTCAACAACCTAACCCGGTCAAAGCTTCAATCCAAATTGGGAGTGAGTGAAAAGCTTGCTATGTTACAACGGGCAGAAGAAAACTTCTATCGAAATAATAATGCTTACAAACAG AGCAACAAAGTTGACAAAAATGCTATTTCTGATCCAATGCGAGGATCAAGCAGGCAAAGGTTACAAAATGCTCTAAAACAGGTTCAGCAACGGCTTGACAACTTCAA GATTGAAATGGAAACATCAGCATCTTTCCTTGAAGAAGAATGCTACAAGAAATATGGCAAGGTTGGTAAATCATTCTATTATTCGCAAGTGGCAAGTACTGTAAGATGGCTGACAACTGCAAGTTCTAGCGAACTGATCAACCGACTTAGTGCAATTAATGCTTCTACCTCAATGAATGTCTTGTCTGAAGCTGAAAACCTCCTCATCCCAGCTAATCAGCCCCTCACACCAGCTGAACAGCCCCTCACATCGCCACCTGCTTTAGATCCTTATGCAAGAGATACCAGCAATGAACACTCAGGCACTGCTAGATCAGAAACTTCTGCATGTGTCTTGCCAATGGAAGGTTCTTTTAGTACCAATTTGCCACAGATACCATCCTTCTCTGAATTCGTAAATAGTAGGAAAGCAAAAGGGGACCAATTACATGACACCAAAAGGCATTCATCAAGAGTTGAAAAGAAGATGAGGATACAGTAG
- the LOC100819601 gene encoding ATP-dependent DNA helicase Q-like 3 isoform X1, whose protein sequence is MQKSALPLSDANANKKREELRRKETLVKLLRWHFGYPDFRDMQLDAIQAVLSGKDCFCLMPTGGGKSMCYQIPALAKAGIVLVVCPLIALMENQVMALKEKGIAAEFLSSTKTTDAKVKIHEDLDSGKPSTRLLYVTPELITTPGFMTKLTKIYTRGLLNLIAIDEAHCISSWGHDFRPSYRKLSSLRSHLPDVPILALTATAVPKVQKDVVESLQMQNPLMLKSSFNRPNIYYEVRYKDLLDDAYADLSNTLKSLGDVCAIVYCLERSMCDDLSTNLSQNGISCAAYHAGLNNKMRTSVLDDWISSKIKVVVATVAFGMGIDRKDVRIVCHFNIPKSMEAFYQESGRAGRDQLPSRSLLYYGVDDRKRMVGLLDTLLLFFLLDLFSHCNLCQEFILRKSVSKKSQSSSSQEESSKMSLIAFNLMVEYCEGSGCRRKRVLESFGEQVTASLCGKTCDGCRHPNLVARYLEDLTTACALRQKNGSSRVFMTSSTDAINGEQLSEFWNQDEEASGSEEDISDSDDGNEVVNNLTRSKLQSKLGVSEKLAMLQRAEENFYRNNNAYKQSNKVDKNAISDPMRGSSRQRLQNALKQVQQRLDNFKIEMETSASFLEEECYKKYGKVGKSFYYSQVASTVRWLTTASSSELINRLSAINASTSMNVLSEAENLLIPANQPLTPAEQPLTSPPALDPYARDTSNEHSGTARSETSACVLPMEGSFSTNLPQIPSFSEFVNSRKAKGDQLHDTKRHSSRVEKKMRIQ, encoded by the exons ATGCAGAAGTCGGCATTGCCACTGAGCGACGCGAATGCGAACAAGAAGAGGGAGGAATTGCGCCGCAAGGAAACGTTGGTGAAGCTTCTGAGATGGCATTTTGGGTACCCCGATTTCAGGGACATGCAATTGGACGCTATTCAAGCTGTGCTCTCAG GGAAAGATTGTTTTTGTCTTATGCCAACTGGAGGAGGCAAGTCGATGTGTTATCAGATCCCTGCATTGGCAAAAGCAGGCATTGTGCTTGTCGTTTGCCCTTTAATAG CCTTAATG GAAAACCAAGTAATGGCACTAAAGGAGAAAGGCATAGCGGCAGAATTTCTCTCCTCAACGAAAACAACAGATGCAAAAGTAAAG ATTCATGAGGACCTTGATTCTGGAAAACCTTCTACGAGGCTGCTATATGTGACTCCAGAGTTGATAACAACACCAGGGTTTATGACTAAGCTGACAAAGATTTATACCAGGGGGTTGCTAAATCTGATTGCGATAGATGAG GCGCATTGCATCTCATCTTGGGGTCATGATTTCAG ACCTAGCTACCGTAAGCTATCCTCTTTGAGAAGCCACCTACCAGATGTACCAATATTAGCTTTGACTGCTACTGCTGTGCCTAA GGTTCAGAAGGATGTAGTTGAATCCTTGCAGATGCAAAATCCATTAATGCTCAAGTCTTCATTTAATCGTcctaatatatattatgaag TTAGATACAAAGATCTGTTGGATGATGCTTATGCTGATTTATCTAATACACTCAAATCTCTGGGAGATGTCTGTGCAATAGTGTACTGCCTTGAACGTTCAATGTGTGATGACTTGTCAACTAATCTATCCCAAAATGGCATTTCATGTGCTG CTTATCATGCAggattgaataataaaatgcgAACTTCGGTGTTGGATGATTGGATATCTTCCAAGATAAAAGTTGTTGTTGCTACTGTTGCTTTTGG AATG GGCATTGATAGAAAGGATGTCAGAATTGTATGCCACTTCAACATTCCCAAGTCAATGGAAGCATTCTATCAAGAGTCAGGCAGAGCTGGTCGTGATCAATTGCCATCTAGAAGTCTGCTGTACTATGGGGTAGATGATCGCAAAAGAATGGTTGGCTTACTTGATACtttgctcttgtttttcttattaGACTTGTTTTCTCATTGCAATCTGTGTCAGGAATTTATATTACGTAAATCAGTGAGCAAGAAGTCACAGTCATCTAGTTCACAAGAAGAATCATCCAAAATGTCCCTGATTGCTTTCAATCTG ATGGTTGAATATTGTGAAGGGTCTGGATGTCGCAGGAAAAGGGTTCTCGAGAGTTTTGGGGAACAG GTAACTGCATCACTATGTGGAAAAACATGTGATGGCTGCAGACATCCAAACTTAGTTGCCCGATATTTGGAGGATCTCACAACTGCTTGTGCTCTACGCCAGAAAAATGGTTCTTCTCGAGTTTTTATGACCAG TTCCACTGATGCAATTAACGGAGAACAGTTATCTGAATTCTGGAATCAGGATGAGGAAGCTAGTGGATCAGAGGAAGATATATCTGATTCAGATG ATGGTAATGAGGTTGTCAACAACCTAACCCGGTCAAAGCTTCAATCCAAATTGGGAGTGAGTGAAAAGCTTGCTATGTTACAACGGGCAGAAGAAAACTTCTATCGAAATAATAATGCTTACAAACAG AGCAACAAAGTTGACAAAAATGCTATTTCTGATCCAATGCGAGGATCAAGCAGGCAAAGGTTACAAAATGCTCTAAAACAGGTTCAGCAACGGCTTGACAACTTCAA GATTGAAATGGAAACATCAGCATCTTTCCTTGAAGAAGAATGCTACAAGAAATATGGCAAGGTTGGTAAATCATTCTATTATTCGCAAGTGGCAAGTACTGTAAGATGGCTGACAACTGCAAGTTCTAGCGAACTGATCAACCGACTTAGTGCAATTAATGCTTCTACCTCAATGAATGTCTTGTCTGAAGCTGAAAACCTCCTCATCCCAGCTAATCAGCCCCTCACACCAGCTGAACAGCCCCTCACATCGCCACCTGCTTTAGATCCTTATGCAAGAGATACCAGCAATGAACACTCAGGCACTGCTAGATCAGAAACTTCTGCATGTGTCTTGCCAATGGAAGGTTCTTTTAGTACCAATTTGCCACAGATACCATCCTTCTCTGAATTCGTAAATAGTAGGAAAGCAAAAGGGGACCAATTACATGACACCAAAAGGCATTCATCAAGAGTTGAAAAGAAGATGAGGATACAGTAG